One genomic segment of Microbacterium sp. ProA8 includes these proteins:
- a CDS encoding ATP phosphoribosyltransferase regulatory subunit: MRDFLPAEKSRRERVLAVIRERYRAHGFDEIETPVMEEYSRLHAGIGGDNEKLAYNVLKRGLDADAIRGAADDPASLTDLGLRYDLTVPLARFYATNRGQLPSVFRSIQIAPVWRAERPQKGRYRQFVQCDIDIIGDASARAEAELAVATLDTLDALGLDGGSIRINDRRLLDWMLDSFGFGADERPGVLITIDKLDKIGPEGIVAELRERALRQASGPDSTAIDAFEAFLRRPMALEHHPYGERQIRKALPADAPDDIVAHLVGIGEAVAAARASTGAATDAGSVSLSKGGEIPLVFDPFLVRGMGYYTGTILELAHPSVDYSLGGGGRYDGMIGRFLGQDVPAVGFSIGFERIVDLVAEQTDAAAPAVVLVHDRDVSEAELLALKAGLVRQGSRVRLEQRTKNLKALLERAATDGYTAFATVGAGTTGATLEVKPLS, from the coding sequence ATGCGCGACTTCCTCCCCGCCGAAAAGTCCCGTCGCGAGCGCGTGCTCGCCGTCATCCGCGAGCGCTACCGCGCGCACGGGTTCGACGAGATCGAGACGCCCGTGATGGAGGAGTACTCGCGGCTGCACGCCGGCATCGGCGGCGACAACGAGAAGCTCGCCTACAACGTGCTCAAGCGCGGCCTCGACGCCGACGCCATCCGCGGGGCTGCCGATGACCCCGCGAGCCTCACCGACCTCGGGCTGCGCTACGACCTGACCGTGCCGCTCGCGCGCTTCTACGCGACCAACCGCGGGCAGCTGCCGTCGGTGTTCCGCTCGATCCAGATCGCACCGGTGTGGCGCGCCGAGCGCCCGCAGAAGGGCCGCTACCGCCAGTTCGTGCAGTGCGACATCGACATCATCGGGGATGCGTCGGCCCGTGCCGAGGCCGAGCTCGCCGTCGCGACGCTCGACACGCTGGACGCACTGGGCCTGGACGGCGGCAGCATCCGCATCAACGACCGGCGCCTGCTCGACTGGATGCTCGACAGCTTCGGCTTCGGCGCCGACGAGCGTCCCGGCGTCCTCATCACGATCGACAAGCTCGACAAGATCGGGCCGGAGGGCATCGTCGCCGAGCTGCGCGAGCGCGCCCTTCGACAGGCGTCCGGGCCCGACTCGACGGCGATCGACGCCTTCGAGGCGTTCCTGCGCCGCCCGATGGCGCTCGAGCACCACCCGTACGGTGAGCGCCAGATCCGCAAGGCGCTGCCGGCGGACGCGCCCGACGACATCGTCGCGCACCTCGTCGGGATCGGTGAGGCGGTGGCCGCGGCGCGCGCTTCGACAGGCGCAGCAACCGATGCGGGGTCCGTGAGCCTGTCGAAGGGCGGCGAGATCCCGCTGGTGTTCGACCCGTTCCTGGTGCGGGGCATGGGCTACTACACGGGCACGATCCTGGAGCTCGCCCACCCCTCGGTCGACTACTCGCTCGGCGGCGGCGGTCGCTACGACGGCATGATCGGCCGCTTCCTCGGGCAGGATGTGCCCGCGGTCGGCTTCTCGATCGGCTTCGAGCGCATCGTCGACCTCGTGGCGGAGCAGACGGATGCCGCAGCCCCGGCCGTCGTGCTGGTCCACGACCGCGACGTGTCCGAGGCAGAGCTGCTCGCCCTGAAGGCCGGGCTGGTGCGACAGGGTTCGCGGGTGCGCCTGGAGCAGCGCACGAAGAACCTCAAGGCGCTCCTCGAGCGCGCGGCCACCGACGGCTACACCGCCTTCGCGACGGTCGGGGCGGGCACGACCGGCGCCACGCTCGAGGTTAAGCCCCTCAGCTGA
- a CDS encoding MazG family protein — protein MRAVRDRCVWTQQIDHRALVPYLVEESAELIDAVEDGSRDELREELGDLLWQVLFHAEIASRDETAPFDIDDVARGLTDKMVRRHPHVFGDAIATTPEEVLVHWNAAKAAEKSARTSVLDGVSERMPSLALAQKLLSKAAQAGVPAPGTSNQEIPVDTEGETTGLGGAARSQRDEATSEAELGDALLALVATARANGWDAERALRERLRRMERDIRAAEGAAEGAAEG, from the coding sequence ATGCGCGCGGTCCGCGACCGCTGCGTGTGGACCCAGCAGATCGACCATCGCGCCCTGGTGCCCTACCTCGTGGAAGAGAGCGCGGAGCTCATCGACGCCGTCGAGGACGGCTCGCGCGACGAGCTGCGCGAGGAGCTCGGCGATCTGCTCTGGCAGGTGCTGTTCCACGCCGAGATCGCCTCCCGCGACGAGACCGCGCCGTTCGACATCGACGACGTCGCGCGTGGGCTGACCGACAAGATGGTGCGACGGCATCCGCACGTCTTCGGCGATGCGATCGCGACGACGCCCGAAGAGGTGCTGGTGCACTGGAACGCCGCGAAGGCGGCCGAGAAGAGCGCGCGCACGAGCGTCCTGGACGGCGTGAGCGAGCGGATGCCGAGCCTCGCGCTCGCCCAGAAGCTCCTGTCGAAGGCGGCCCAGGCCGGGGTCCCCGCGCCGGGGACGTCGAACCAGGAGATCCCCGTCGACACCGAGGGCGAGACCACCGGTCTCGGCGGAGCCGCCCGGTCTCAGCGCGACGAGGCGACGAGTGAGGCCGAGCTCGGCGACGCGCTGCTCGCGCTCGTCGCAACGGCTCGAGCGAACGGCTGGGACGCGGAGCGGGCACTCCGCGAGCGGCTGCGGCGCATGGAGCGGGACATCCGCGCCGCCGAAGGGGCCGCCGAAGGGGCCGCCGAAGGGTAG
- the nhaA gene encoding Na+/H+ antiporter NhaA has product MSLLRSARFPAVILLVAAGLGLFVANSAVAPAVDAAMHAEFGIPGVFELSLSHWIKDGLLAVFFFVVAVELQYELTGGQLNSARKALQPAIAAAGGVLVPIAIYAAMAWGTDATAGWPIPTATDIAFALGVLAVFGKGLPAALRVFLLALAILDDIVGIIFIAVLFTDGVDIAALAGAAVAVVAFGILSRQLDTRARIPIAVVLVLLAITTWVLVYLSGVHATIAGVVLGLAMAQRPALRVRHELEPWVNVIVLPVFAFSAALVAIPSVPLSQLSPAFWGVLVALPVGKIVGIAAFGWLSLRLAHRGSAPPLAFADLVAAGALGGIGFTVSLLLSELAFTDAADLRDQATLGVLAGSVISLLLAAGLVSWRAWHYRQRATTGSATT; this is encoded by the coding sequence ATGTCGCTTCTTCGCTCCGCCCGCTTTCCCGCTGTCATCCTGCTCGTCGCCGCAGGTCTCGGCCTCTTCGTCGCCAACTCCGCGGTGGCGCCCGCCGTCGACGCGGCCATGCACGCCGAGTTCGGCATCCCGGGCGTCTTCGAGCTGAGCCTGTCGCACTGGATCAAGGACGGCCTCCTCGCCGTCTTCTTCTTCGTCGTCGCCGTCGAGCTGCAGTACGAGCTCACGGGCGGGCAGCTCAACTCCGCCCGCAAGGCGCTGCAGCCGGCCATCGCAGCGGCCGGCGGCGTGCTCGTGCCGATCGCGATCTACGCCGCGATGGCGTGGGGCACCGACGCGACCGCAGGATGGCCGATCCCGACGGCGACCGACATCGCCTTCGCGCTCGGCGTCCTCGCGGTGTTCGGCAAGGGGCTTCCCGCGGCGCTGCGGGTGTTCCTCCTCGCCCTCGCGATCCTCGACGACATCGTCGGCATCATCTTCATCGCGGTGCTCTTCACCGACGGGGTGGACATCGCGGCGCTCGCCGGGGCGGCGGTCGCGGTGGTCGCGTTCGGCATACTGAGCAGGCAGCTCGATACCCGCGCCCGCATCCCGATCGCGGTGGTGCTGGTGCTGCTCGCGATCACCACGTGGGTGCTGGTCTACCTGTCGGGCGTCCACGCGACGATCGCGGGCGTCGTCCTCGGGCTCGCGATGGCGCAGCGGCCCGCGCTGCGCGTGCGGCACGAGCTCGAGCCGTGGGTGAACGTCATCGTGCTGCCGGTGTTCGCGTTCTCCGCCGCGCTCGTGGCCATCCCGTCCGTGCCGCTGTCGCAGCTGTCGCCGGCGTTCTGGGGTGTGCTGGTGGCGCTCCCTGTCGGCAAGATCGTGGGCATCGCGGCGTTCGGCTGGCTGTCGCTGCGCCTCGCGCACCGGGGGAGTGCGCCGCCTCTGGCATTCGCCGACCTCGTCGCCGCCGGAGCGCTGGGCGGCATCGGGTTCACGGTGTCGCTACTGCTGTCGGAGCTCGCCTTCACGGATGCTGCGGACCTGCGCGATCAGGCGACACTCGGCGTGCTGGCCGGTTCCGTGATCTCGCTCCTGCTGGCCGCCGGCCTCGTATCCTGGCGGGCATGGCATTACCGGCAGCGGGCGACGACCGGATCCGCGACGACGTGA
- a CDS encoding phosphoenolpyruvate carboxylase translates to MRELTQTEAIDLVGRYEAEQAIPEQMRSDVRMLGTLLGQVLRESGSPGLYEDVERLRTATIQAYTDETPEAFARAAAIADSFTVARAEEVARAFTAYFHLVNLAEEHQRVRILRERDGRPDREQATDSVAAAFVRLAAEVGDDTALRRLQNMRFHPVFTAHPTEARRRAVSTSIRRLATLLEEHDASRRSGVNQQRADQRRAERRMLEEIDTLWRTAPLRSEKPAPTDEVRAVMAVFDDTLYTAVPHVYRRVDDALQGPAAGGRAPVVRPFVRVGSWVGGDRDGNPFVTASVTRKASAIASEHVLLGLARTAGRIGRTLTLDATTTPPSDALLALWRRLKAADEDAAKDIAKRSPDEPHRRIVLLIARKIEATRARNADLAYADPEHLLADLRVVQDSLVQAGAPRQAYGHLQQLLWQVETYGFHLTELEVRQHSAVHAKVLAELESGVPRSELAEEVLDVIRTVGFLQERYGSRAAGRYIVSFTQSAEDLAAVHKLAAYAVGPEGRAPVLDVIPLFETFADLQAAPRILAEIVEHPEFAARLEATGRRLEVMLGYSDSSKDVGPVAANLALYEAQAKIAAWADENRIELTLFHGRGGALGRGGGPANSAIMAQPPHSVDGRFKLTEQGEVIFARYGDPAIAMRHIDQVAAAILLASSPSNEERNRAAADKYAGVAATLDAASRERFFSLVKAPGFAPWFARVTPMEEIGLLALGSRPARRGLSVESLEDLRAIPWVFAWTQARINLAGWFGLGTALDAVADEPLLRQAYQDWPLFRTLIDNVAMSLAKTDDRIALHYLELGDRDDLAALVRDEMRLTRDWVIRITDGTELLGNKPVLQRAVKMRSPYVDALSLLQLRALRALREAPEGAPVDPELQRLLLLSVSGVAAGLQNTG, encoded by the coding sequence ATGCGCGAACTCACCCAGACCGAAGCGATCGACCTCGTCGGCCGATACGAGGCGGAGCAGGCGATCCCCGAGCAGATGCGCAGCGACGTGCGCATGCTGGGCACCCTCCTCGGCCAGGTGCTGCGCGAGAGCGGTTCGCCCGGGCTGTACGAGGACGTCGAGCGCCTGCGCACCGCGACCATCCAGGCCTACACCGACGAGACGCCCGAGGCGTTCGCCCGTGCCGCGGCGATCGCCGACTCCTTCACGGTCGCGCGCGCCGAGGAGGTCGCCCGGGCGTTCACCGCGTACTTCCACCTCGTGAATCTCGCCGAGGAGCACCAGCGGGTGCGCATCCTCCGTGAACGGGACGGCCGGCCCGACCGCGAGCAGGCCACCGACTCGGTCGCGGCGGCCTTCGTGCGGCTCGCCGCCGAGGTCGGCGACGACACCGCGCTGCGCCGGCTGCAGAACATGCGGTTCCACCCCGTCTTCACCGCGCATCCGACCGAGGCGCGCCGCCGCGCCGTCTCGACCAGCATCCGCCGCCTCGCGACGCTCCTCGAAGAGCACGACGCATCGCGGCGCAGCGGTGTGAATCAGCAGCGTGCCGACCAGCGCCGCGCCGAGCGGCGCATGCTCGAAGAGATCGACACGCTGTGGCGCACGGCACCGCTGCGATCCGAGAAGCCTGCGCCCACCGACGAGGTGCGCGCGGTGATGGCAGTGTTCGACGACACGCTCTACACCGCGGTGCCGCACGTCTACCGCCGCGTCGACGACGCGCTGCAGGGGCCGGCGGCCGGCGGCCGCGCGCCCGTCGTCCGTCCCTTCGTGCGGGTCGGGTCGTGGGTCGGCGGCGATCGCGACGGCAACCCGTTCGTGACGGCATCCGTCACCCGCAAGGCGTCCGCCATCGCGAGCGAGCACGTGCTGCTGGGCCTCGCCCGCACCGCCGGCCGCATCGGGCGCACGCTCACGCTGGACGCGACCACCACGCCGCCGAGCGACGCGCTGCTGGCGCTGTGGCGGCGCCTGAAGGCGGCCGACGAGGACGCCGCGAAGGACATCGCCAAGCGGTCGCCCGACGAGCCGCATCGCCGCATCGTGCTGCTGATCGCGCGGAAGATCGAGGCGACGCGCGCCCGCAACGCCGACCTCGCGTATGCCGACCCCGAGCACCTCCTGGCCGACCTCCGCGTCGTGCAGGATTCCCTCGTGCAGGCCGGCGCACCGCGCCAGGCCTATGGGCACCTGCAGCAGCTGCTGTGGCAGGTCGAGACGTACGGGTTCCACCTCACCGAGCTCGAGGTGCGTCAGCACTCGGCCGTGCACGCCAAGGTGCTCGCGGAGCTCGAGTCGGGTGTCCCGCGCAGCGAGCTCGCCGAGGAGGTGCTCGATGTGATCCGCACCGTCGGGTTCCTGCAGGAGCGCTACGGCTCGCGGGCGGCCGGCCGCTACATCGTGTCGTTCACGCAGTCCGCCGAGGACCTCGCCGCCGTCCACAAGCTCGCGGCGTACGCGGTCGGCCCCGAGGGCCGGGCCCCCGTGCTCGACGTCATCCCGCTGTTCGAGACCTTCGCCGATCTGCAGGCGGCGCCCCGCATCCTCGCCGAGATCGTCGAGCACCCGGAGTTCGCGGCTCGCCTGGAAGCCACCGGACGGCGCCTGGAGGTCATGCTCGGCTACTCCGACTCGTCGAAGGACGTCGGACCGGTCGCCGCGAACCTCGCGCTGTACGAGGCGCAGGCCAAGATCGCGGCCTGGGCCGACGAGAACCGCATCGAGCTGACGCTGTTCCACGGACGCGGCGGCGCGCTCGGCCGCGGCGGAGGGCCTGCCAACTCGGCGATCATGGCCCAGCCGCCGCACTCGGTCGACGGCCGGTTCAAGCTCACCGAGCAGGGTGAGGTGATCTTCGCCCGCTACGGCGATCCGGCCATCGCCATGCGGCACATCGACCAGGTCGCCGCGGCGATCCTGCTCGCGTCGTCACCCTCGAACGAGGAGCGCAACCGCGCGGCGGCCGACAAGTACGCGGGTGTCGCGGCGACGCTGGATGCCGCATCCCGCGAGCGCTTCTTCTCGCTGGTGAAGGCGCCCGGCTTCGCGCCGTGGTTCGCCCGCGTCACCCCGATGGAGGAGATCGGCCTGCTGGCGCTGGGTTCGCGCCCGGCCCGCCGCGGTCTGTCGGTCGAGTCCCTCGAGGACCTGCGCGCCATTCCCTGGGTGTTCGCGTGGACCCAGGCTCGGATCAACCTGGCCGGATGGTTCGGACTCGGCACCGCGCTCGATGCGGTCGCCGACGAGCCCCTCCTGCGGCAGGCGTACCAGGACTGGCCGCTGTTCCGCACGCTGATCGACAACGTGGCCATGAGCCTCGCGAAGACCGACGATCGCATCGCGCTGCACTACCTGGAGCTCGGCGACCGCGACGACCTCGCCGCGCTCGTGCGCGACGAGATGCGGCTGACGCGCGACTGGGTGATCCGGATCACCGACGGCACCGAGCTGCTCGGCAACAAGCCGGTGCTGCAGCGGGCCGTCAAGATGCGCAGCCCCTACGTCGACGCCCTCTCGCTGCTGCAGCTGCGCGCCCTGCGGGCGCTCCGCGAGGCACCGGAGGGTGCACCGGTCGACCCGGAGCTGCAGCGACTGCTGCTGCTGTCGGTGTCGGGCGTGGCCGCCGGGCTGCAGAACACCGGCTGA
- a CDS encoding MFS transporter: MGRLGTRSRLDQAVGAFSSNWRNANLRRAQLSFLGAWTAEWAFTVALGIVAYNAGGALALGAVGLLRMLPSALLAPILSPFADRGRRERVLVVVSVVRGAATAVAAAVVAVSGPIAVVYALAVVSTIAATMFRPAHSALLPTLCRTGHELASANVVRGLLDSVATLVGPLLAAILLAFTDVSVVFAVAAVASFWAALLLFRVRYDAPPRPAAPRRDLLREAAEGAAAVWRSRDLQLILGLAAAQSLTRGALTVFSVVVAIELLGMGESGAGSLMASVGVGAVLGSLAASLLVGTRRLGGWFAVGVALWGLPIALVGVFPAQAAALFLLAFVGVGNALIDLAGFTLIGRLTPDALMARVFGVLESLVAVSIGVGAIVASVMIAWLGVDGALIAIGMLCPVLALASWWRLRGLDHSVGALDAEVDLLQRVPMFQPLPLPAIEQLARGLEPVEVAPGSAVFRQGDLGDHYYVVESGRADVLGDGRVIATLGEGEGFGEIALLRRTPRTATVVAQTRLELKALAADRFTAVVLGFAPSAQAAATTVEDQLDRYAPDEPPDGPRAS; the protein is encoded by the coding sequence ATGGGCCGTCTGGGGACCCGTTCGAGGCTCGATCAGGCCGTGGGGGCCTTCTCGAGCAACTGGCGCAACGCCAATCTGCGGCGCGCGCAGCTGAGCTTTCTCGGTGCCTGGACAGCGGAGTGGGCCTTCACGGTGGCGCTCGGCATCGTCGCGTACAACGCCGGCGGCGCGCTCGCCCTCGGCGCGGTGGGACTGCTGCGCATGCTCCCTTCCGCGCTGCTGGCGCCCATCCTGTCGCCGTTCGCCGACCGTGGGCGGCGTGAGCGCGTCCTCGTCGTGGTGTCGGTCGTGCGGGGTGCTGCCACCGCGGTCGCGGCGGCCGTCGTGGCCGTGTCGGGCCCGATCGCCGTCGTCTACGCGCTCGCGGTCGTCTCGACGATCGCGGCGACCATGTTCCGGCCGGCGCACTCCGCCCTCCTGCCCACGCTGTGCCGCACCGGCCACGAATTGGCCAGCGCCAACGTCGTGCGGGGTCTGCTGGACTCCGTCGCGACGCTCGTCGGGCCGCTCCTCGCCGCGATCCTGCTGGCCTTCACCGATGTCTCCGTCGTGTTCGCCGTCGCGGCGGTCGCGTCGTTCTGGGCGGCGCTGCTGCTCTTCCGAGTGCGATACGACGCGCCGCCGAGACCGGCGGCGCCGCGGCGCGACCTGCTGAGGGAGGCCGCGGAAGGAGCCGCCGCGGTGTGGCGGAGCCGCGATCTGCAGCTGATCCTCGGCCTGGCCGCCGCCCAATCGCTCACCCGGGGCGCGCTCACCGTGTTCTCGGTCGTGGTCGCCATCGAGCTGCTCGGCATGGGGGAGTCCGGCGCCGGATCGCTGATGGCCTCGGTCGGCGTCGGCGCGGTCCTCGGCTCGCTCGCGGCCTCGCTGCTCGTCGGAACCCGGCGGCTGGGCGGGTGGTTCGCCGTCGGCGTGGCGTTGTGGGGACTGCCCATCGCCCTCGTCGGCGTCTTCCCGGCGCAGGCGGCGGCGCTCTTCCTGCTCGCGTTCGTCGGGGTCGGCAACGCGCTGATCGACCTCGCCGGGTTCACGCTGATCGGCAGGCTGACTCCGGACGCCCTGATGGCGCGCGTCTTCGGCGTGCTCGAGAGCCTGGTCGCCGTCTCCATCGGCGTCGGGGCCATCGTCGCGTCGGTGATGATCGCGTGGCTCGGCGTCGACGGCGCGCTGATTGCGATCGGCATGCTGTGTCCAGTGCTCGCGCTGGCTTCGTGGTGGCGGCTGCGCGGTCTTGATCACTCCGTCGGGGCGCTGGACGCCGAGGTCGACCTCCTCCAGCGTGTGCCGATGTTCCAGCCGCTCCCGCTGCCCGCGATCGAGCAGCTCGCTCGCGGGCTGGAGCCGGTCGAGGTGGCACCGGGCAGCGCCGTCTTCCGCCAGGGGGACCTCGGCGATCACTACTACGTGGTCGAGAGCGGCCGAGCCGACGTGCTGGGCGACGGTCGCGTGATCGCGACGCTCGGCGAAGGCGAGGGATTCGGCGAGATCGCGCTGCTTCGTCGCACGCCGCGGACGGCGACGGTGGTCGCGCAAACGCGGCTCGAGCTGAAGGCGCTCGCCGCCGATCGGTTCACCGCCGTCGTCCTCGGCTTCGCGCCCAGTGCCCAGGCGGCCGCCACGACGGTGGAGGACCAGCTGGATCGGTACGCGCCCGACGAACCGCCCGACGGGCCGCGGGCATCGTGA
- a CDS encoding gamma carbonic anhydrase family protein, whose amino-acid sequence MRFEHLGAQPRIHPDAVVAATAVISGDVEIGADCQILHGAVITAEGGAVTLGANVIVMENALIRATSTNPVHIADHVLVGPMASVSGAVVEEEVFLATGTRVFNGARIGARSEVRINAVVHLRTTLPADSTVPIGWVAVGDPVQVLPPDRHEEIWAAQRELDFPGYVFGLDRETPDLMVQLTERYGRSLARHADDRRLD is encoded by the coding sequence ATGCGTTTCGAGCACCTCGGGGCCCAGCCCCGCATCCACCCCGACGCCGTCGTCGCCGCGACGGCCGTGATCAGCGGCGACGTCGAGATCGGCGCCGACTGCCAGATCCTCCACGGTGCGGTCATCACCGCCGAGGGCGGAGCGGTCACCCTCGGCGCGAATGTGATCGTCATGGAGAATGCGCTGATCCGTGCCACCTCGACGAATCCGGTCCACATCGCCGATCACGTGCTCGTCGGCCCGATGGCGAGTGTGTCGGGCGCCGTCGTCGAGGAGGAGGTGTTCCTCGCGACCGGCACCCGCGTCTTCAACGGTGCGCGCATCGGCGCGCGCAGCGAGGTGCGCATCAACGCCGTCGTGCACCTGCGCACGACGCTTCCGGCGGACTCGACGGTGCCGATCGGCTGGGTCGCCGTGGGAGATCCGGTCCAGGTCCTTCCGCCCGATCGCCACGAGGAGATCTGGGCGGCGCAGCGGGAGTTGGACTTCCCCGGCTACGTGTTCGGCCTCGACCGAGAGACCCCCGACCTCATGGTGCAGCTCACCGAGCGCTACGGCCGCAGCCTCGCGCGTCACGCCGACGACCGCCGCCTCGACTGA
- a CDS encoding VOC family protein — protein MVADLRIEIFPDDLDRAVDFYVRVLGFTLVRDERHVEWAYVALELGRVRVGAAWRASVDTAPRRPPVGVELVLETDDLDAARLRVAEEGWPVDDDVQAQPWGLRDFRVLDPSGYYWRLTEHPT, from the coding sequence ATGGTGGCCGACCTCCGCATCGAGATCTTCCCGGACGACCTGGACCGGGCCGTCGACTTCTACGTCCGCGTGCTCGGGTTCACGCTCGTGCGCGATGAGCGGCACGTCGAGTGGGCCTACGTCGCGCTCGAGCTCGGCCGCGTGCGCGTCGGCGCGGCCTGGCGGGCGTCCGTCGATACCGCGCCCCGCCGACCACCCGTCGGGGTGGAGCTCGTGCTCGAGACGGACGATCTGGATGCCGCCCGCCTGCGGGTCGCCGAGGAGGGCTGGCCCGTCGACGACGACGTGCAGGCGCAGCCGTGGGGCCTCCGCGACTTCCGGGTGCTCGATCCGAGCGGGTACTACTGGCGGCTGACCGAGCACCCGACCTGA
- the gdhA gene encoding NADP-specific glutamate dehydrogenase: MPSALPTTAAPAALASTESIRLVLDTVAARNPHEPEFLQAVHEVLESIAPVLEAHPEFIDGGILERLVEPERQIIFRVPWVDDAGRLQVNRGFRVQFSSVLGPYKGGLRFHPSVNLSIIKFLGFEQIFKNALTGQGIGGAKGGSDFDPHGRSDAEIMRFCQSFMNELYRHLGEHTDVPAGDIGVGAREIGYLFGQYRKVTNRHESGMFTGKGVQWGGAEVRTEATGYGAVFFSAEMLGVHGETLAGKRVGVSGSGNVAIYAIDKAHQLGATPVTASDSSGYVVDDAGIDVGLLRQVKEVERARIAEYAARRPTARYAEGARPWEVAVDVAIPSATQNELDADDARTLIANGVGAVAEGANMPSTPEAIELFQSAGVLFGPGKAANAGGVATSALEMSQNAARQRWSFDDSEAKLRAIMADVHDAAFAAAERYGRPGDYVVGANSAGFERVAHAMLAQGVI; encoded by the coding sequence ATGCCCTCTGCACTGCCGACCACCGCTGCTCCCGCCGCCCTCGCGTCCACCGAGTCGATCCGCCTCGTCCTCGACACCGTCGCGGCGCGCAATCCTCACGAGCCGGAGTTCCTGCAGGCGGTGCACGAGGTGCTCGAATCGATCGCACCGGTGCTGGAAGCGCACCCGGAGTTCATCGACGGCGGCATCTTGGAGCGGCTCGTCGAGCCGGAGCGGCAGATCATCTTCCGCGTGCCGTGGGTCGATGACGCCGGACGCCTGCAGGTCAACCGCGGGTTCCGCGTGCAGTTCTCCTCGGTGCTCGGTCCCTACAAGGGCGGTCTCCGCTTCCACCCCTCGGTGAACCTGTCGATCATCAAGTTCCTGGGTTTCGAGCAGATCTTCAAGAACGCCCTCACGGGTCAGGGCATCGGCGGCGCCAAGGGCGGCAGCGACTTCGATCCGCACGGCCGCTCCGATGCCGAGATCATGCGCTTCTGTCAGTCGTTCATGAACGAGCTCTACCGCCACCTCGGCGAGCACACCGATGTGCCCGCCGGAGACATCGGCGTGGGTGCCCGTGAGATCGGCTATCTCTTCGGCCAGTACCGGAAGGTGACCAACCGCCACGAGTCAGGCATGTTCACCGGCAAGGGCGTGCAGTGGGGCGGCGCGGAGGTCCGCACCGAAGCGACCGGCTACGGTGCGGTCTTCTTCAGTGCGGAGATGCTCGGCGTCCACGGCGAGACGCTCGCGGGCAAGCGGGTCGGCGTGTCCGGCTCGGGCAACGTGGCGATCTACGCCATCGACAAGGCCCACCAGCTGGGCGCGACGCCCGTGACGGCATCGGACTCCTCCGGTTACGTCGTCGACGACGCCGGCATCGACGTCGGTCTGCTCCGGCAGGTCAAGGAGGTCGAGCGGGCGCGCATCGCGGAGTACGCGGCGCGACGCCCGACGGCCCGCTACGCCGAAGGCGCACGCCCCTGGGAGGTGGCTGTCGACGTCGCGATCCCCTCGGCCACGCAGAACGAGCTCGACGCCGACGACGCGCGGACACTCATCGCGAATGGCGTGGGCGCCGTCGCCGAAGGCGCCAACATGCCCTCGACTCCCGAGGCGATCGAACTCTTCCAGTCCGCGGGCGTCCTGTTCGGGCCGGGCAAGGCGGCGAACGCGGGCGGCGTCGCGACCTCGGCGCTCGAGATGAGCCAGAACGCCGCCCGTCAGCGCTGGAGCTTCGATGACAGCGAGGCGAAGCTGCGCGCGATCATGGCCGACGTGCACGACGCCGCGTTCGCCGCCGCCGAGAGATACGGCCGCCCGGGCGACTATGTCGTCGGGGCCAATTCGGCCGGCTTCGAACGGGTCGCGCACGCGATGCTGGCGCAGGGCGTCATCTGA